A portion of the Verrucomicrobiota bacterium genome contains these proteins:
- a CDS encoding sugar phosphate isomerase/epimerase: MTLNHQQLTRRDALTALGLLALSCHSVLGAAPTKGKRGIALQLYTMRDPAKKDLSDTLKKVREMGWEYVQWSGMPNLPAEKIREELDKAGLKAIAAHVAIEPFEKEFEKNVQIWKTVGVTDLAPGGMMNDCKANLEVWLKGAKRLDDLGAKLRAAGIRLSYHNHSWEFEKFPGDPRYKLDILLESTKPENLATELDMAWAANAGVDPAAYIRKFKNRVHVVHAKDVIPAKDGKKAQLKPLGQGTLNWPEIFAAGDEAGIDWYIYEQDNGEGSPFDYARVSYEFLKKSLK, translated from the coding sequence ATGACATTGAATCATCAACAACTGACCCGTAGAGACGCATTAACCGCGCTGGGACTCCTGGCACTCTCATGCCACTCGGTACTCGGCGCCGCCCCCACCAAGGGCAAACGCGGCATCGCCTTGCAACTGTACACCATGCGCGATCCCGCGAAAAAAGACCTTTCCGACACGCTCAAGAAAGTACGCGAGATGGGTTGGGAGTATGTGCAGTGGAGCGGCATGCCCAATCTTCCAGCAGAGAAAATCCGCGAGGAACTGGACAAAGCGGGGCTGAAGGCCATCGCGGCCCATGTCGCCATCGAGCCCTTTGAAAAGGAATTTGAGAAGAACGTGCAGATTTGGAAAACCGTCGGCGTGACCGATCTGGCGCCCGGCGGCATGATGAATGATTGCAAGGCCAACTTGGAAGTCTGGCTGAAAGGCGCCAAACGCCTCGACGATCTGGGCGCGAAATTGCGCGCAGCGGGCATCCGTCTCTCCTACCATAATCACAGTTGGGAATTCGAGAAGTTCCCCGGCGACCCGCGCTACAAACTCGATATCCTGCTGGAATCCACCAAACCGGAGAATCTTGCCACCGAACTTGACATGGCTTGGGCCGCCAATGCCGGCGTTGATCCCGCCGCCTATATCCGCAAATTCAAAAACCGGGTCCATGTGGTCCACGCCAAAGACGTCATCCCGGCGAAAGACGGCAAGAAAGCGCAATTGAAGCCGCTGGGTCAGGGAACGCTTAATTGGCCGGAAATCTTTGCCGCTGGCGACGAAGCGGGCATTGATTGGTACATCTATGAACAGGATAACGGAGAAGGTTCACCCTTCGATTACGCGCGCGTCAGCTACGAATTCCTCAAAAAGAGTTTAAAATAA
- a CDS encoding SDR family oxidoreductase encodes MTNVIIVIGAGSIGQAIARRVSAGKHVLLADLRRENADAAAKVLGDAGFAVSTAIVDVSSRQSVHSLVETATALGAVTGVIHAAGVSPSQASPATILKVDLYGTALVLEEFGNVIAPGGAGVVIASQSGHRLPALTPEQNKALATTPADELLALPMLQPDQVTDSLRAYQLSKRGNSLRVMAEAVRWGKRGARINTISPGIIITPLAREELAGPRGEGYRHMIELSAVGRAGTPDEVGTVGALLMGPEGAFITGSDFLMDGGVTAAYWFGELAPK; translated from the coding sequence ATGACCAACGTTATCATCGTCATCGGTGCCGGCTCAATCGGTCAGGCGATTGCGCGCCGTGTCAGCGCAGGCAAGCACGTCCTGCTGGCAGATCTCCGGCGGGAAAATGCCGATGCCGCCGCAAAAGTCCTTGGCGACGCCGGATTCGCGGTGAGCACAGCGATCGTGGATGTCTCCTCGCGCCAGTCGGTTCACTCGCTCGTCGAGACCGCTACGGCGCTCGGGGCCGTCACCGGCGTGATCCACGCCGCCGGTGTGTCACCCTCTCAGGCATCCCCGGCCACGATTCTTAAGGTCGATCTCTATGGCACCGCGCTCGTGCTCGAGGAGTTCGGCAATGTCATCGCCCCCGGCGGTGCGGGCGTCGTGATTGCCTCGCAGTCGGGACACCGCCTCCCGGCGCTGACGCCCGAGCAAAACAAGGCGCTGGCGACGACGCCCGCCGATGAGTTGCTCGCCCTTCCGATGCTCCAGCCGGACCAGGTGACGGACTCGCTGCGCGCTTACCAGCTTTCCAAGCGCGGCAACTCTCTTCGCGTAATGGCCGAGGCAGTGCGCTGGGGCAAGCGCGGAGCCCGAATCAACACGATCAGCCCTGGCATCATCATCACCCCCCTTGCCAGGGAAGAGTTGGCTGGCCCACGCGGCGAGGGATATCGGCACATGATCGAACTGTCAGCAGTCGGGCGCGCCGGCACCCCGGATGAGGTGGGGACCGTGGGTGCTCTCCTGATGGGGCCAGAGGGCGCATTCATCACCGGCAGCGACTTCCTCATGGACGGCGGCGTCACAGCCGCCTATTGGTTCGGCGAACTCGCTCCCAAATGA
- a CDS encoding glycosyltransferase family 39 protein — MTIIHKLNKSWLLALLILAWLLPGLIGRDPWKADEPYTVGLVWHIVETGDWVVPTLGGEPFMEKPPVYFITAACFTKCFSWLLAPHEAARLASAFFLGITLLCVGLASRRWYGDGKGQIAALLLIGCVGLIHTAHFLITDNALLAGFAVALYGLSLCGSRPWLGGMWLGTGTGLAFMAKGILGPAFLGLTAGLLPILFRAWRTRAYLGTLIAALLALLPWLVVWPAMLYARSPALFNEWFWVQNWDRFAGSGGGGPSQNHFLYFHTLPWFAWPAFPLVVWLIYRERRGILADPTTQAPLLLLVLMFVIFSASTTGRSLYAVPMLAPFCLLAARLPETLPERLAKGLTIFSLGFFGLAIAGAWLGWLAQFTGVPAMVLQLMHKSQPNFTPEFHWQHLLGALLLTGFWLVCILPREEAPWQKWLLSWAGGLVCFYGLIMTLWLPYAEVHASYRPFLQLRDKIPPGQLVLSQGLGEPQRGLLHYYINLKTRRIETLKGQPLPEAAWFLCQLETKRDTKPKLPPGDWTVVWQLNHRGKEQFLLFHQAPTSPPPRAP; from the coding sequence GTGACGATCATCCATAAACTCAATAAGTCCTGGCTGCTGGCGCTGCTCATCCTGGCGTGGCTGCTGCCGGGATTGATCGGGCGCGATCCGTGGAAAGCCGATGAGCCGTACACCGTCGGGCTGGTCTGGCATATTGTGGAAACCGGGGATTGGGTGGTTCCCACGCTGGGGGGCGAGCCGTTCATGGAGAAACCGCCGGTCTATTTCATCACGGCAGCCTGCTTTACCAAGTGTTTCTCCTGGCTGCTGGCGCCGCATGAGGCGGCCCGGTTGGCGTCCGCATTCTTCCTGGGCATCACCTTATTGTGCGTGGGTCTGGCCAGCCGGCGATGGTATGGGGACGGCAAAGGACAGATTGCCGCGCTGCTCCTGATCGGCTGCGTCGGCTTGATTCATACCGCGCATTTTCTGATCACGGATAACGCGTTGCTCGCGGGGTTCGCCGTAGCCCTGTACGGGCTGTCGCTTTGCGGGAGCCGGCCCTGGCTGGGCGGAATGTGGCTGGGGACCGGCACCGGGCTGGCGTTCATGGCGAAGGGAATCCTGGGACCGGCCTTCCTGGGGCTGACGGCAGGGTTATTGCCCATCCTGTTCCGCGCGTGGCGCACGCGGGCCTATCTCGGCACGCTCATTGCCGCACTGCTGGCGTTGCTCCCCTGGCTGGTGGTGTGGCCGGCGATGCTTTACGCCCGCTCCCCGGCGCTGTTCAACGAATGGTTCTGGGTGCAGAACTGGGATCGCTTTGCCGGTTCCGGCGGGGGCGGGCCGAGCCAAAACCACTTTCTCTATTTCCATACGCTGCCCTGGTTTGCCTGGCCGGCGTTTCCGCTGGTGGTGTGGCTGATCTATCGGGAGCGGCGCGGCATCCTGGCCGATCCCACCACACAAGCGCCGCTGCTGTTGCTGGTGCTGATGTTTGTGATTTTCTCAGCGTCCACGACCGGGCGTTCCCTCTACGCCGTGCCGATGCTCGCGCCGTTTTGCCTGCTGGCGGCGCGCCTGCCGGAGACGTTGCCGGAACGGTTGGCGAAAGGCCTGACGATTTTCAGCCTGGGCTTTTTCGGGCTGGCGATAGCGGGGGCGTGGCTGGGATGGCTGGCACAGTTTACCGGCGTCCCCGCGATGGTCCTGCAGCTCATGCACAAATCGCAGCCGAACTTCACCCCGGAGTTCCACTGGCAACATCTGCTCGGGGCGCTGTTGCTCACCGGCTTCTGGCTGGTCTGCATCCTGCCACGCGAGGAAGCGCCGTGGCAAAAATGGCTGTTGTCCTGGGCCGGTGGGTTAGTGTGCTTTTATGGGTTGATCATGACGCTGTGGTTGCCCTACGCGGAAGTACACGCCTCGTATCGTCCGTTCCTGCAACTGCGCGACAAGATTCCGCCCGGCCAGTTGGTCTTGAGCCAGGGGTTGGGCGAACCGCAGCGCGGGCTGCTGCATTACTATATTAATTTGAAGACCCGCCGGATCGAGACCTTGAAAGGGCAACCGCTCCCGGAAGCGGCGTGGTTCCTGTGCCAGTTGGAGACCAAGCGCGATACCAAACCCAAACTGCCGCCCGGCGACTGGACCGTCGTTTGGCAATTGAACCATCGCGGCAAGGAACAGTTCCTATTGTTCCACCAGGCCCCTACTTCGCCGCCGCCTCGCGCGCCATGA
- the tgt gene encoding tRNA guanosine(34) transglycosylase Tgt — translation MFELIKTDTTCKARLGRLTTTRGVIDTPIFMPVGTQGSVKAIDPRELDEMGTQIILGNTYHLNVRPGMDIIRAAGGLHRFINWTKPILTDSGGFQVFSLAKIRKVKSHGVEFRSHLDGSAMFLGPKEAMEIQRLLGSDIAMVFDECPPHNAPAKEIHAAVERTLRWARECRDQPQLPGQQVFGIVQGASNAALREECAKKLVAMDFDGYAIGGVSVGEPEPEMMSAVEMAEPFLPANKARYAMGLGTPAQMVELVARGVDMFDCVLPTRVARNGTAFTYQGTYSIKGGAYKADFRPIEEGCTCFACQRFTRAYIRHLLNVNEILGLRLVSVHNSHMYLQLMRDIRAHLAAGTFGEFRRHFIANYVPSKRILMAREAAAK, via the coding sequence ATGTTTGAACTGATTAAAACAGATACCACCTGCAAGGCGCGGCTGGGACGATTGACGACGACGCGCGGGGTGATTGACACGCCGATCTTCATGCCCGTGGGCACCCAGGGCAGCGTGAAGGCCATTGACCCGCGTGAGTTGGATGAAATGGGCACCCAGATCATCCTGGGCAACACCTACCATCTGAACGTCCGCCCCGGCATGGACATCATTCGCGCCGCCGGCGGGTTGCACCGGTTCATCAATTGGACCAAACCCATTCTCACCGATAGCGGCGGGTTCCAGGTGTTCAGCCTCGCCAAGATCCGGAAGGTCAAGTCGCACGGCGTCGAGTTCCGCTCGCACCTCGACGGCTCGGCAATGTTCCTCGGGCCCAAGGAGGCAATGGAAATCCAGCGGCTGCTCGGCTCGGACATTGCCATGGTCTTCGACGAATGCCCGCCCCATAACGCGCCGGCCAAGGAAATCCATGCCGCCGTGGAACGGACGCTGCGCTGGGCGCGGGAATGCCGCGACCAACCCCAATTGCCCGGCCAGCAAGTGTTCGGCATTGTGCAGGGCGCCAGCAACGCGGCCTTGCGCGAGGAATGCGCCAAGAAACTCGTGGCGATGGATTTCGACGGCTATGCCATCGGCGGCGTGAGCGTCGGCGAACCGGAGCCGGAAATGATGAGCGCGGTGGAAATGGCCGAGCCGTTCCTGCCCGCCAACAAGGCCCGTTACGCGATGGGCTTGGGCACCCCGGCGCAGATGGTGGAGTTGGTGGCGCGCGGCGTGGATATGTTCGATTGCGTGTTGCCGACGCGCGTGGCGCGCAATGGCACCGCGTTCACGTATCAGGGCACGTACAGCATCAAGGGCGGGGCGTACAAGGCCGACTTTCGGCCCATCGAGGAAGGCTGCACCTGCTTTGCCTGCCAGCGCTTTACCCGCGCGTACATCCGGCATCTGCTCAACGTGAATGAGATTCTGGGGCTGCGGCTGGTCAGCGTGCACAACAGTCACATGTATCTGCAACTCATGCGCGACATCCGGGCGCATCTGGCAGCGGGAACCTTTGGGGAGTTCCGGCGGCATTTCATCGCAAACTACGTGCCCAGCAAACGCATCCTCATGGCGCGCGAGGCGGCGGCGAAGTAG
- a CDS encoding flavodoxin family protein yields the protein MKVIAFNGSPRPDGNTFHLLQHVFQELHKEGIETELINLGTVPIRGCRACYHCFETRDAQCSMKHDIVNESIAKMLAADGVILASPTYFANVTAEMKAFIDRAGLVAKANGGHFRRKVGAAVVAVRRGGEMQVFNALNSFFLISEMIVPGSCYWNMGFGLDKGQVENDEEGVRTMHVLGQNMAWLLKTIHG from the coding sequence ATGAAAGTTATCGCATTCAATGGCAGTCCGCGTCCGGATGGAAACACCTTCCACCTGTTGCAACATGTGTTCCAGGAGTTGCACAAGGAGGGGATCGAGACGGAACTCATCAACCTGGGCACCGTGCCCATCCGGGGATGCCGGGCCTGTTACCATTGCTTTGAGACCCGCGATGCCCAGTGCAGCATGAAGCACGACATCGTGAATGAGAGCATTGCCAAGATGCTGGCCGCGGATGGCGTCATCCTGGCTTCGCCCACGTATTTCGCCAACGTGACCGCCGAGATGAAGGCGTTCATTGATCGCGCGGGGCTGGTCGCCAAAGCCAACGGGGGACACTTTCGCCGCAAGGTCGGGGCCGCCGTGGTGGCGGTGCGGCGTGGTGGCGAGATGCAGGTGTTCAATGCCCTCAACAGCTTTTTCCTGATCAGCGAGATGATTGTGCCCGGCTCCTGTTATTGGAACATGGGCTTCGGCCTGGACAAGGGGCAGGTGGAGAACGACGAGGAAGGCGTGCGCACCATGCACGTCCTGGGCCAGAACATGGCGTGGCTGCTGAAGACCATCCATGGTTAA
- a CDS encoding fibronectin type III domain-containing protein produces the protein MAPTPLTWNGTYPDGTPFRWGDPGLVWDGNVPEPQPYKRMNHLRVLLGFTNAPDHNLEETGGRVLAQLFDIPAYANPPVTKVALQAAVTDFTNAIAAQPDGGKAATADKNNKRAILVTLLRKLAGHVQEHCGDDLALLLSSGFEAVSGHGPSTPLPKPMDVRVENSNSGQLKIRVKAIANARCYEVRYAVIAAGGTLGPWQMGGLFTSSRDILLDDLTPGTNYSIQVRAIGGSTRKSDWSDAISHMSL, from the coding sequence ATGGCACCTACCCCCCTTACCTGGAACGGCACTTACCCGGACGGCACCCCGTTTCGGTGGGGTGACCCCGGCTTGGTCTGGGATGGCAATGTGCCGGAACCTCAACCGTATAAACGTATGAATCATCTGCGAGTATTACTCGGCTTCACCAATGCCCCCGACCATAACCTGGAGGAAACGGGCGGGCGCGTTCTGGCTCAACTCTTTGACATCCCCGCCTATGCCAACCCGCCCGTGACGAAAGTGGCATTGCAGGCGGCGGTGACGGACTTCACCAACGCCATCGCCGCCCAACCCGATGGCGGCAAGGCGGCCACGGCGGATAAAAACAACAAGCGCGCGATCCTGGTGACCCTGCTGCGCAAGCTGGCCGGTCACGTCCAGGAGCACTGCGGTGATGACTTGGCCCTCTTGCTCAGCAGCGGCTTTGAAGCCGTGAGCGGCCATGGCCCCTCCACTCCCTTGCCCAAGCCCATGGATGTGCGCGTGGAAAACAGCAACAGCGGCCAACTCAAAATCCGCGTCAAAGCCATCGCCAACGCCCGTTGCTACGAGGTGCGTTACGCCGTGATCGCCGCCGGTGGCACGCTCGGTCCCTGGCAGATGGGCGGGTTATTCACCAGCTCCCGCGACATACTCCTCGACGACCTGACGCCGGGCACCAACTACAGCATCCAGGTCCGCGCCATCGGCGGTTCCACCCGCAAAAGCGATTGGAGCGACGCGATCAGCCACATGAGTTTGTGA
- a CDS encoding PEP-CTERM sorting domain-containing protein, whose amino-acid sequence MKLKNLVSRLRATVNSARNVSLLLVLLWFSSTATSVGQTFPTQYGNYNPSDQSPPSPATNTLTFLPITGVLVIDYMFYAIPDTLDVFYDNKAIFSSGLISGTGQFVVPYGPGESTSLTIVMNLADGNYPGTAWQYTPTVMVPEPGSMTLAVIGIAALAVWRRRDLFARR is encoded by the coding sequence ATGAAACTCAAGAACCTTGTGTCTCGGCTGCGCGCCACGGTGAACAGCGCAAGAAACGTCTCCCTCCTGTTGGTGCTGCTTTGGTTCAGTTCAACGGCAACATCGGTTGGACAAACGTTTCCTACCCAATATGGCAATTATAACCCTTCAGACCAGTCTCCCCCTTCCCCAGCAACCAACACGCTTACCTTTTTGCCCATCACAGGCGTGTTGGTGATTGATTATATGTTTTATGCCATTCCAGATACACTGGATGTCTTTTACGATAACAAGGCTATTTTTAGCTCGGGACTCATAAGCGGAACCGGTCAATTCGTTGTCCCGTATGGTCCCGGAGAGTCCACGAGCCTCACCATCGTAATGAATCTGGCTGACGGGAATTATCCCGGCACTGCTTGGCAATACACCCCGACCGTAATGGTGCCTGAACCAGGCTCGATGACGCTCGCTGTGATTGGCATAGCCGCCTTAGCCGTCTGGCGTCGCCGCGATCTGTTTGCAAGGCGATGA